The window TGGAAAGTACAAAATGAATACCTCAATAAAAATTGGAGCTGGCGACCTTATTTTTTGGAGAATATTATTAAAATGAGATATGAAAGAAAAGGGATTCTGTCCGATTTATATAGTGATATAGAAACTGGTGAAACAATCCGCACCTTTTCTTATCCAGTCAACGCTAATGATTATGTATTTATTGACTTATCATATAGCTTTTTGTATCAGCATGAAGGACTCATCTAAAATAGATCATGTATAAAAAACGGTGCTACGCGGAATTTTAATTTTAAAGAGGTGAAAGCGTGCATGAGTTCTTATACAACGATCCTATTAGGGTTGGCAATGGCCATATTAGCCTTGTCATTCATCTATACACTGATTTTAGCGAAGGGACAAAAGGTGTTAAAAAGTGAGCTTGATACCAAAATTCCACATCAAGTCCAAAATCATGCCTATTTCAGAAATCCTATTTTCTTGACTTACGCGATATTTTTTGTCCTGATTATTCTTATTGTCATCTTTTTTGCCCAAACAAGTAATTGGTAATTGGCCTCGTTTAATGGGGCCTTTTTTTATTTCAAGGCTATGTTAAAGCTCAATGTTGATTTCTTCACAATGTTGATTGGAGTGGAAGGCACGAAGACTCCTGCGGGAGCAGCGGGACAGGTGAGACCCCACAGGCGCATAAGCGCCGAGGAGGCTCACCGCCCGCCCCTAAGGTGCGCGAGTGCCTGGAACGGAAATCAACACTTTAGTTTAACGGAGCCTATTTCAAAAATCGCCGGATTTTGCGCTATTTTCAAAAAATAATGTCAAAAAATGATGAAAATTAACGAACGATTGTTTCGAGAAAAAGGAATAATCAAGGTAAAATATTTATACATAGTAAAATTGGAGGAGGCAGGAAATGAGTAAATATATTCGAAAGGCTGTTTTTTTAGCTACTGTTCTTTTATTGCTCCCAGTACATGCTTATGCCAGTGGAAATTTCAATGATCGTGCACAAGCTCTTGATTTTTTACAAGAAGCCTTTAAAGCCCAAGTTAAATTAAGTGAAAAAGAGCGAAATTATCTAGAAATAGAAAAAATATTGACTCCTTATTTCTCGCAAGAATACATGAAAATGTTTTTAAATGAGAATTTGGTTGGTACTGATGGAAAATATATAACACTAGGATCAGATTTTGCACTTTATTACATCCCATTTTTTAAACTTACTGAGAAAACAAAAATTGTTCCTTATCAGCACAAAATGTATGTTTATGAATTTTTCCCTAGTAATGAAGAGGGACCGGTAAGCTATGATAGTCATTATGAAGGGATTCTTCTTGAACAATTTAATGGGCGATGGAAGGTGTCTGGAACCATCTATGACAAAATTCCTGAACAGGTGATCAATCTTGGAAAACAAACACAGAAAGAAACCCTCAGTTCAGAAAAAAAAGGTCACATCCTTCCACATTTTCTCTTTAATCGTATAATCAAAAAAAGTTCACTCGACATTTTTTCGCAAAGATTGAGTATTCCTTTGAAGAACGAAAATGATATGAACCATCAGTGGGAGAATTTTGGTGCCCCCATTGACGGTAGTTTCACATCATCATTTTAAGTAGGGTTGCAGGGTAGTAATTAATTTTTGAAGTAACTGAGCGTTTTTTACATACATTTGTTTGCCTGTTTCTGAGTTTGTCGCTAATGCAAATGATTCCATGTCTGCTTGACATTTTTTAATCATCGCCAATAAAAGTGGACGTTGTTGAGGAGAAGGGACTTTTAATTGATCATCGTAGACATCTATGGTTAAGTCTCCATAAGAATCAACTTGGGCAAAAAATACATTATCGAGTGTTACGCCGAGCTTGTCTAACTCAATTGTTAACCAGCCCCGATTTTTACCACTAGCTGAAAGGGCATTATCAATAATTTTTCCATCCATGATAACAGTTTGGGGTTCTTTTTCACTAGCAACTTTAATATTAAGATCCTTTGCTGAAAGAGGTCTATTCTCCTTTTTAAGGAGAACACTGAGATCCCCATTTGCTTCAAGGACCGCGAATTCAACTTCTGAAGCGTTAAAAACATTTTTTCCTCGCAGTAAGGAACCTAAATCATCAAGTGAATATTTCTCTTTTTTTAGATTATCTTCCAATATTTTGCCGTCCTTAATAAATACGCTTCCCTTTCCATCAACGATATCCCTAAACCTTTTGCTTTTAATAGTAATAAAATCAACTGTATAGGTTATTAAGCCAAAAATAAATATGGCAATTATGCCGTGATATATACTACGGTCAAGCCCCATGATAACTTCGCCGGCTATGCTCCCAATCGTAATTCCAGAAACATATTCAAAAAATGTGATTTCGGAGATCTGTTTTTTTCCTAATATTCTTGTGATAATAATTAAGAGAGCAATAAATACAAATGAACGACCAATAATTAGTACCCATTCTGGCATGGTAGTCACCTCAATTTAAGTTGTAAAATAATGAAAAAGGCTGACTCATTCCTTAATTTTTCGAGTCAGCCTCGATCAGAAATCTATTGTTTATATTGCGGTTCTTCGTCTTGGATTTCCTGAAGGCGTGGCTCAATGCTATCAATAATGGATTGGGTTTGTTTTGCTGCATCTTGATATAATTGCTTTGCCCCCTTATTCTCTGTTCCTAAAGCAAATGTTTCAAAGCTTGCTTGAGCGCTTTTTAGGCTAGCAATTGTTGTCATTACTTGAGTTCCTACAGTCATTTCGTGAATTCCCTCTTTCGAATTTTTAATTTGCTTACAAAGTGTATTTTTTCAAATTTCGGTAGACTTATGTAAAATAATATTGGTAATTATTTGGATAAATAAAAAAGACTGCCTCTAAAAATAGAGTCAGTCTTCTTTAATGTTAAGTAAGTCTTTAAGTTCCTTTAGGTCAAATCCACGAATAACGTGATCT of the Bacillus sp. 1NLA3E genome contains:
- a CDS encoding DUF3993 domain-containing protein, coding for MSKYIRKAVFLATVLLLLPVHAYASGNFNDRAQALDFLQEAFKAQVKLSEKERNYLEIEKILTPYFSQEYMKMFLNENLVGTDGKYITLGSDFALYYIPFFKLTEKTKIVPYQHKMYVYEFFPSNEEGPVSYDSHYEGILLEQFNGRWKVSGTIYDKIPEQVINLGKQTQKETLSSEKKGHILPHFLFNRIIKKSSLDIFSQRLSIPLKNENDMNHQWENFGAPIDGSFTSSF
- a CDS encoding DUF421 domain-containing protein, translated to MPEWVLIIGRSFVFIALLIIITRILGKKQISEITFFEYVSGITIGSIAGEVIMGLDRSIYHGIIAIFIFGLITYTVDFITIKSKRFRDIVDGKGSVFIKDGKILEDNLKKEKYSLDDLGSLLRGKNVFNASEVEFAVLEANGDLSVLLKKENRPLSAKDLNIKVASEKEPQTVIMDGKIIDNALSASGKNRGWLTIELDKLGVTLDNVFFAQVDSYGDLTIDVYDDQLKVPSPQQRPLLLAMIKKCQADMESFALATNSETGKQMYVKNAQLLQKLITTLQPYLK
- a CDS encoding DUF1657 domain-containing protein; this encodes MTVGTQVMTTIASLKSAQASFETFALGTENKGAKQLYQDAAKQTQSIIDSIEPRLQEIQDEEPQYKQ